In Kineosporia sp. NBRC 101731, the following proteins share a genomic window:
- a CDS encoding SDR family NAD(P)-dependent oxidoreductase gives MKAPLSLVGVDLEGRVAVVTGAGGGMGRVIAGELVAAGAQVLAVARNASRTESLLRETVAGNGPGRFEVIQADLSVREGVIGAAAAISERCEQVHLLVNNAGAHFPDRRLSPDGVEMHVAVDYLAAFGLTYLLRENVVRAAGRVVNVASNTLNDTRQIKLRGHARPATLDPGQLHDLTALNPPSGFVPFEAYARAKLLTVTSGYHFARTLRPQAVTVNSVHPGIVATDIINDLVPAVLRPFEALIRQTMLTPREGASAALRLATDPALTGVTGRYYDRDQETTTPAVSHDAVVQQQLHDVSSRWFTH, from the coding sequence ATGAAGGCCCCGCTTTCGCTCGTCGGCGTGGATCTTGAGGGACGCGTCGCGGTCGTCACCGGCGCCGGTGGTGGCATGGGACGAGTCATCGCCGGCGAACTGGTCGCCGCCGGTGCGCAGGTGCTGGCCGTGGCCCGGAATGCCTCCCGTACCGAGAGCCTGCTGCGCGAAACTGTCGCAGGCAACGGCCCCGGCCGGTTCGAGGTGATCCAGGCCGACCTGTCCGTGCGCGAGGGCGTGATCGGCGCCGCCGCAGCGATCAGCGAGCGCTGCGAGCAGGTGCACCTGCTGGTCAATAACGCCGGTGCGCACTTCCCCGACCGGCGGCTGAGCCCCGACGGCGTCGAGATGCATGTCGCGGTGGACTACCTGGCCGCCTTCGGGCTCACCTACCTGCTGCGGGAGAACGTGGTGCGGGCGGCGGGGCGGGTGGTCAACGTCGCCTCCAACACGCTCAACGACACCCGCCAGATCAAGCTGCGGGGACACGCCCGCCCGGCGACCCTCGACCCCGGGCAGCTGCACGACCTCACCGCGCTGAACCCGCCGAGCGGCTTCGTCCCGTTCGAGGCCTACGCCCGCGCCAAGCTCCTCACGGTGACCAGCGGCTACCATTTCGCGCGAACCTTACGACCCCAGGCGGTCACGGTGAACTCCGTACATCCCGGCATCGTGGCCACCGACATCATCAACGACCTCGTCCCCGCGGTGCTGCGTCCCTTCGAAGCGCTCATCCGTCAGACCATGCTGACACCCCGAGAAGGGGCTAGCGCCGCGCTGCGGCTGGCCACCGATCCCGCACTGACCGGTGTCACCGGTCGCTACTACGACCGGGACCAGGAGACGACGACCCCCGCCGTCTCGCACGACGCCGTCGTTCAGCAGCAGCTGCACGATGTCAGCAGCCGGTGGTTCACGCACTGA